AGCGCCGACAGTTTATCTTCGATTTTTTCATAGCCGCGGTCGATATGATAAATACGATCAACGATTGTTTCGCCTTTAGCAATACAACCAGCAAGCACTAAACTGGCGGAAGCACGCAAATCGGTCGCCATAACCTGTGCACCACTGAGTTGATCCGTATCACCGCAAATCACAGTATTACCTTCAATTTCAGCTTTTGCTCCCATACGTAAAAGCTCAGGAACATGCATAAAACGATTTTCAAAAATCGTCTCGGTAATCACACCACTGCCCTTCGCCATCATATTTAGCAGAGTAAACTGAGCTTGCATATCCGTTGGAAAACCAGGATGCGGCGCTGTACGCACAGAAACGGCTTTTAGCTCGTTCTTAGTCATATCAAGGCTAATCCAGTTATCACCGATTGCAATATCCGCCCCCGCTTCTTCAAGCTTAGCAAGTACCGCATCTAAAAGGCGTGCATCAGTGTTATGACATACAATTTTACCTTTAGACACAGCAGCAGCAACAAGGAAAGTTCCGGTTTCAATACGGTCAGCCACGACTGAGTGCTTACCACCATGCAAACGTTCAACGCCTTCAATGGTAATTGTATCAGTACCAGCTCCTGAGATTTTCGCACCAATTTGGTTTAAAAAATCAGCCGTATCAACAATTTCAGGTTCGCGAGCTGCATTATCAAGAACCGTAGTTCCTTCTGCGAGCGTCGCCGCGCACATGATAGTAATGGTTGCACCAACAGACACTTTATCCATGACGATATGAGCCGCTTTTAAGCGCCCATCAACTTCGGCTTTCACATACCCGTCTTCTAACGTAATAGTCGCACCTAGTTGCTCTAAACCATTGATATGTAAATCCACCGGACGCGCACCTATCGCACAGCCACCGGGTAAGGAGACTTCTCCTTTACCAAAGCGAGCAACTAAAGGACCCAGAGCCCAAATAGACGCGCGCATGGTTTTAACCAAATCATACGGCGCACAATATTGATCAATTTTACTCGAATCGACATGCACAGAGCCATTACGCTCTACTTTCGCGCCTAAACGACCGAGTAGCTCCATTGTGGTATCAATATCGCGTAAATGCGGGACGTTCGCAACTTCTACCGGCTCTTCAGCCAGAATAGAAGCAAACAAAATCGGCAGTGCAGCATTTTTTGCACCTGAAATTCGCACTTCACCTTGTAACGGTGAAGGTGAACCAATAACTCGAAACTTATCCATTAATTAACCTTACAGCGACATCAATTTCTTATCGCGAGCCCACTCATTTGGTGTATAGGCTTTGATGGATACAGCGTGGATGTCATTCCGCTGTATCAACTCCATAAGAGGCGCATAAATCATTTGCTGCTTCTTTACTCGACTCATGCCGTCGAAGCAACCATCAACGGCAATCACTTCATAGTGACTACCTTCGCCTTTCACATGAATTTCTTCAAGGTTAAGCGCTTGTTCTAAAATCTGTTTTACTTGTGAGCTATCCACCGTTCACCTCTGTTGATTGCTTAATGTGTTGATTCATCATCTGCTCAATATTACTTAATTGAAACAGCATGCCTAATTGCTTAGGCACGAAAGAGAGCATTATATGACAGTTTTGACGTTTTGCATTCTCAATTAAATGAATTAGCATTGCCATTCCTGCAGAATCAACACGCTCAACGGAGGCCAACGATACCGTCACCTGCTCTACATCGGCGGTCCACTGACTTAATGATTCCCATAACTTAGGCACCGTATCGCGGTCTAAAGCCCCTTGTAATTCAGCGTATTCGGGGCTGACTATGTGCCATTGTGAATCACTCATTTTGAATCACTCTCAAACTTAACGGGATTATCGGCTAATCGTTGTAAATCTTTGGCGACACCAAGAATACCTTCATTGCGGATTTTACCACTCCACTCAGAACGTTTGCTCGATAACATACTGACCCCTTCGGCAACCATGTCGTAGACTTTCCAGTCACCCGATTTCTCTTTACGCAATTTAAAATCAAGCTTAATGTTCGGTCGAGAGTGATCCACGATATCCACTCGTACACTGGTAATACGGCGATCATCAGCAATGTCTGTTTCTGGACCAAACTTAATGCCTTGATCGGAATATTGTGTCAATACTTGCGCATAGTTGGTCACTAAATAAGCGCGAAAGGCTTTGATAAAGGCTTCCACATCACTATGTTTAGCGCCACGTAGATTCGGACCCAATAATTTCAATGCCGCGTATTTAGCATTCACATAGGGCATTAGTTCCTGCTCTACGATGGTTTTCAGATACTCAGGGTCTTGATGTATTTTCGGCTGTTCGTTCTTCAAGCGGTTAAACGCCTGCTGCGCAACCTGCTTCATCATATTATACGGTTGAGTTTGGGCAACCTCTTGAGAATGCACCGCCCATGACAGCACTAAACTCAATACTAGAATAAAATATCGCTTCAACATTATTTTGCCTCGCCGCTGCTATCTTTATCTTTGTCACCAGAACCATATAAGAACTGACCAATCAAGTCTTCTAAGACTAGCGCAGACTTGGTATCTTCAATCCGGCCGCCATCTTTGAGCATAGCGCCTTCTCCATCATAAACAAAGCCAGGGACTAAACCGATGTATTGCTCACCAATCAGTCCGGCAGTCAGAATTTGCGCACTAGAGTTATCGGGAAACTGATCATATTTACTATCAATTTCCATCGTGACTTTCGGTAGCATCGTCTTCTGATCTAATGCGATATTATCCACACGACCAATCACGACACCACCGACTTTCACTGGTGAACGAACTTTTAGTGAACCAACATTATCAAATTCTGCAGTCAGGGTATAAGTATCCGTTGAACCAATCCCCTTTACGTCAGCGACTTGAAAAATCATGACTAGGATTGCGCAAATTCCTGCGAGAACAAAACAGCCAACCCCTAATTCTAATTTTCGTGTTTGTTTCATGCTTAATTCCCAAACATCAATGCAGTAAGTACAAAATCGAGACCCAACACAGCCAGCGAAGAATGTACTACAGTTTTCGTTGTGGCTCGGCTAATTCCCTCTGAAGTAGGAACGGCGTCGTAACCATTAAATAGCGCAATAAAAGTGACGGTAATTGCAAAAATTACACACTTGATCGCACTATAACCAATATCTTTACCAAACTGGACAGAGGCTTGCATTGCCGACCAATAACTGCCCGCATCAATGCCTTTCCAATCAACACCGACCAATTCACCGCCCCAAATACCGACGGCCATAAAGATCATTGCCAGTAAAGGCATCGAAATAAGTCCGGCGTAAAAACGTGGGGCAATGACGCGCTTGAGCGGATCGACTGCCATCATTTCTAAGCTGGATAGTTGCTCTGTCGCTTTCATAAGACCAATTTCTGCGGTCAAAGCTGAGCCGGCACGGCCCGCAAATAACAACGCAGTAACGACTGGCCCTAACTCTCTTAATAAAGACAGCGAAATCATCTGTCCTAAGCTACCTTCCGCTCCGTAATCCACTAAGATTACATAGCCTTGTAAACTTAAAACCATCCCGATAAATAAACCAGACACAACAATAATGGCGAGTGATTGTACGCCAATACTATGCAACTGTTTAATTAGTAATGGGAAATTTTTAATCGGTCTTGGTCTGCCGCCTAACGCGCCAACCAACATCAAAGTCGCTCTTCCTAATGTCACACAAAACGACAAAGTCCGACGACCTAAATCACTGACCCATTGCTCTAGGTTAGCTAACATCAAACAAGTCCTTTTCTATCGGTTGCGAAGGATAACGAAACGGAACCGGACCATCCGCATTCCCTTTTAAGAACTGTTGCACTTTGGGGTTGCGATCTAAGGATAGTTTTTTCGGTGTCCCTTCCGCAATAATTTTGCCATCGGCTAAGATATATACCCAATCTGCAATACTCATCACTTCAGGAACATCGTGAGAAACCACCACAGATGTAACGCCTAATGCTTCGTTAAGGTTATGAATCAACTCGACCAACACGCCCATTGTAATGGGATCCTGTCCAACAAAAGGTTCATCGTACAAAATAAGTTCAGGATCTAACGCAATAGAACGAGCTAATGCGGCACGGCGAGCCATGCCTCCCGACAGCTCACTTGGCATTAACTGAGAAGCGCCTCGTAAACCTACGGCTTCCAGCTTGAGCATCACCAATGTTCGAATCAGGTTTTCATCCAATTCTGTGTGCTCCCGTAACGGAAATGCCACGTTGTCGAACACATTTAAATCAGTAAATAAAGCCCCCGATTGAAACAACATGCTCATTTTTTTACGTGCTTGGTATAACTGTTTACGGGTTAACGCTGGGATATTATCCCCATCAAACCATATCTCTCCGTCTTCTGGTTGTATTTGACCGCCAATAAGACGTAACAACGTCGTTTTGCCGATGCCGGATGGTCCCATAATCGCGGTAACCTTGCCTTTTGGTACGCGTAAACTGACGTTATCGAAGATCTTGCGACCCGAGCGAGAAAAAGTCAGATTATTAATAATTACTAAGTCATTGTTAGACATGTTATCGATTCGCCCTTTGGTTCTCTTCATTGCGAAGACAACGCATCATAAGCAGATTAATAAAAAATATAAAGCACTGTTCAATTCCATCAGAAGCCTGTCGCGTTTTTGTCAAATTGCCTCAAAGTTTTCGATACAATTTGTTGCGACTTGTTGCAACAATACCTCTTATATCAACAGTGTTCTCATGTTAGAATTTTGCTTGCCTAGCATAAAGTGATCCATAAAAATGAAATCTTGCGTAAAATAGAACAATATATCTGATAATCGACTTCCCTTTTATTGACCAACAGGTCAAAATTACTCGTTTTTATTTCACGATTGTCAACTAAAGCAGGATTGTTCATGTTAGAAGCAGCTGGATTACTTATTCTAGGCCTTATTCTCCTAGTATGGAGCGCAGACAAGCTCGTTTTTGGTGCCGCTGCCGTCGCGAGAAACTTCGGTGTTTCTCCGATGATTATCGGCATGACTATTCTCGCGATGGGCTCGTCAGCACCAGAGATGATGGTGTCAGCGACCGCCGCGATGGCAAACAAAACGGATACCGCCGTTGGCAACGTTTTAGGTTCTAACATTGCCAATATCGCACTTATTCTTGGCATTACCGCAATGATCAAGCCATTAAGCATAGGTGCAACGGTCCTACGACGCGAAATGCCACTCATGATAGCGATCACTATCCTAGCAGGTATTCTCTTGAAAGACGATTATCTGGGCTATGGTGAAGGTATTCTCTTACTCGGCCTATTTGTCTTATTCATACTTGGTATGCAGCAAATTAGCCGTCGTGAGAAAAAACAAGGTAAAGCCGTCATTGATACCCATGAGGAAGACATTCCTCAAGATGTTCCCAACATTAAAGCGGGCATGTGGGTACTGCTTGGCCTGATATTATTACCTGTTGCGGCAAATTTGTTGATCGACAATGCAGTTATCATCGCTAAAGCGTTTGGTATGAGCGATCTCGTGATCGGCCTAACCATCATCTCTATAGGGACGAGTCTACCAGAGCTAGCAGCATCGTTAGCAGGCGTGCTAAAAGGAGAGGATGATATGGCGGTCGGTAATATTATCGGCTCAAATATTTTTAATATTTTAGCGGTAATGGGGCTACCCGGTATTATTCAACCTTCCTACGTAAGTGAATATGCAATGGGGCGTGATTTTTGGGTTATGCTCGGAATTTCGCTCTTGTTAGTTGTGATCGCTCTGGGTAAATCACGCCGTATTAATCGCATTGAAGGTGGCATATTATTTATCGTTTTCGTTGCGTATCAGTCTTATTTATTCATGAATATGAGTGCTTAAAAACGAGGAAAGATCATGGCAACTGAATTTAATTACCAACAAGCCGCCGAGCAAGTACTCAATACGGAAATCGAGGGATTACAACAATTAGCACCTTTCTTTAATGAGGCTTTTACGCGTGCGTGTGACCTGATTTTGAACAATCGCACTGGTAAAGTGGTCGTAATGGGGATTGGTAAGTCTGGACATATCGGGCGCAAAATAGCAGCGACCTTAGCCAGCACTGGCACATCCGCGTTTTTTGTACACCCAGGAGAAGCCTCTCACGGCGATTTGGGGATGGTAACCTCAGACGATATCGTATTAGCGATATCTAACTCAGGTGAATCAGCTGAGATCCTTAGTTTATTTCCAGTCTTAAAACGTTTAAATGTTAATATTATCAGTTTAACAAGCCAGCCAAATTCAACCATGGCCCGGCTTGCCGACATTCATTTG
This DNA window, taken from Vibrio palustris, encodes the following:
- the murA gene encoding UDP-N-acetylglucosamine 1-carboxyvinyltransferase, producing the protein MDKFRVIGSPSPLQGEVRISGAKNAALPILFASILAEEPVEVANVPHLRDIDTTMELLGRLGAKVERNGSVHVDSSKIDQYCAPYDLVKTMRASIWALGPLVARFGKGEVSLPGGCAIGARPVDLHINGLEQLGATITLEDGYVKAEVDGRLKAAHIVMDKVSVGATITIMCAATLAEGTTVLDNAAREPEIVDTADFLNQIGAKISGAGTDTITIEGVERLHGGKHSVVADRIETGTFLVAAAVSKGKIVCHNTDARLLDAVLAKLEEAGADIAIGDNWISLDMTKNELKAVSVRTAPHPGFPTDMQAQFTLLNMMAKGSGVITETIFENRFMHVPELLRMGAKAEIEGNTVICGDTDQLSGAQVMATDLRASASLVLAGCIAKGETIVDRIYHIDRGYEKIEDKLSALGANIERISEAG
- the ibaG gene encoding BolA family iron metabolism protein IbaG, giving the protein MDSSQVKQILEQALNLEEIHVKGEGSHYEVIAVDGCFDGMSRVKKQQMIYAPLMELIQRNDIHAVSIKAYTPNEWARDKKLMSL
- a CDS encoding STAS domain-containing protein gives rise to the protein MSDSQWHIVSPEYAELQGALDRDTVPKLWESLSQWTADVEQVTVSLASVERVDSAGMAMLIHLIENAKRQNCHIMLSFVPKQLGMLFQLSNIEQMMNQHIKQSTEVNGG
- the mlaC gene encoding phospholipid-binding protein MlaC translates to MLKRYFILVLSLVLSWAVHSQEVAQTQPYNMMKQVAQQAFNRLKNEQPKIHQDPEYLKTIVEQELMPYVNAKYAALKLLGPNLRGAKHSDVEAFIKAFRAYLVTNYAQVLTQYSDQGIKFGPETDIADDRRITSVRVDIVDHSRPNIKLDFKLRKEKSGDWKVYDMVAEGVSMLSSKRSEWSGKIRNEGILGVAKDLQRLADNPVKFESDSK
- the mlaD gene encoding outer membrane lipid asymmetry maintenance protein MlaD, which encodes MKQTRKLELGVGCFVLAGICAILVMIFQVADVKGIGSTDTYTLTAEFDNVGSLKVRSPVKVGGVVIGRVDNIALDQKTMLPKVTMEIDSKYDQFPDNSSAQILTAGLIGEQYIGLVPGFVYDGEGAMLKDGGRIEDTKSALVLEDLIGQFLYGSGDKDKDSSGEAK
- the mlaE gene encoding lipid asymmetry maintenance ABC transporter permease subunit MlaE produces the protein MLANLEQWVSDLGRRTLSFCVTLGRATLMLVGALGGRPRPIKNFPLLIKQLHSIGVQSLAIIVVSGLFIGMVLSLQGYVILVDYGAEGSLGQMISLSLLRELGPVVTALLFAGRAGSALTAEIGLMKATEQLSSLEMMAVDPLKRVIAPRFYAGLISMPLLAMIFMAVGIWGGELVGVDWKGIDAGSYWSAMQASVQFGKDIGYSAIKCVIFAITVTFIALFNGYDAVPTSEGISRATTKTVVHSSLAVLGLDFVLTALMFGN
- the mlaF gene encoding phospholipid ABC transporter ATP-binding protein MlaF, whose product is MSNNDLVIINNLTFSRSGRKIFDNVSLRVPKGKVTAIMGPSGIGKTTLLRLIGGQIQPEDGEIWFDGDNIPALTRKQLYQARKKMSMLFQSGALFTDLNVFDNVAFPLREHTELDENLIRTLVMLKLEAVGLRGASQLMPSELSGGMARRAALARSIALDPELILYDEPFVGQDPITMGVLVELIHNLNEALGVTSVVVSHDVPEVMSIADWVYILADGKIIAEGTPKKLSLDRNPKVQQFLKGNADGPVPFRYPSQPIEKDLFDVS
- a CDS encoding calcium/sodium antiporter; amino-acid sequence: MLEAAGLLILGLILLVWSADKLVFGAAAVARNFGVSPMIIGMTILAMGSSAPEMMVSATAAMANKTDTAVGNVLGSNIANIALILGITAMIKPLSIGATVLRREMPLMIAITILAGILLKDDYLGYGEGILLLGLFVLFILGMQQISRREKKQGKAVIDTHEEDIPQDVPNIKAGMWVLLGLILLPVAANLLIDNAVIIAKAFGMSDLVIGLTIISIGTSLPELAASLAGVLKGEDDMAVGNIIGSNIFNILAVMGLPGIIQPSYVSEYAMGRDFWVMLGISLLLVVIALGKSRRINRIEGGILFIVFVAYQSYLFMNMSA